Proteins encoded within one genomic window of Nitrospina gracilis 3/211:
- a CDS encoding ADP-ribosylglycohydrolase family protein codes for MSASDDKALGSWYGMAVGDALGQSVKGLKPETVKQYFKTVDAYHDVKPYIGKGVKRYRMKGLYGVQTQTALALSEVLLTTKKPEPEAVADVLMRMGANGPEGYFGVFRRPEGCFYKTVESFPNRTAVARSNEPYAFGSTFSVAVPIAAYMKRNSVTFRSQCVEAARLFSRHPWEIVGTVLTGFLVTRCLDLQPASSPGALQHLFGDAAEFCEEIEALLQAEHGDVWHAVEKDPQVFSKTFRELETRYEPGQRDALGKWIAENASHFTGLDIVHPTQGHALSLLPFGLLMLVEMTGGFEAVLTTTLNHGREADKLGALVGAWAGALYGFDAIPDAWRSGLVNAKEIKARGEALARRKNMKSDKDLIAMELGLTNKEAEERRKFLPKETKKAGKKSTPLDDLWMEEESRDTISQLKEDPYKWRQFERDKAKKKRDRRRKPGFSD; via the coding sequence ATGAGTGCCTCCGATGACAAAGCCCTCGGCAGCTGGTACGGCATGGCCGTCGGCGACGCGCTCGGTCAGTCGGTGAAGGGCCTCAAACCCGAAACCGTCAAACAGTATTTCAAAACCGTCGATGCCTATCACGATGTGAAACCTTACATCGGAAAAGGCGTGAAGCGGTACCGCATGAAGGGATTGTACGGCGTGCAGACGCAGACGGCGCTGGCGCTGAGCGAGGTTTTGCTGACCACGAAAAAACCGGAGCCGGAAGCGGTCGCCGATGTGTTGATGCGCATGGGGGCGAACGGACCCGAAGGCTACTTCGGCGTGTTTCGCCGGCCGGAAGGGTGCTTTTACAAGACAGTCGAATCGTTTCCCAACCGCACGGCTGTGGCGAGGTCAAACGAACCGTACGCTTTCGGATCGACGTTCTCTGTCGCCGTACCGATCGCCGCGTACATGAAACGCAATTCCGTCACCTTCCGCAGTCAGTGCGTGGAAGCGGCGCGGCTGTTCAGCCGGCATCCATGGGAAATCGTCGGCACCGTGCTGACCGGGTTTCTGGTGACGCGTTGCCTTGATCTGCAACCCGCATCCAGTCCCGGTGCGTTACAGCATTTGTTTGGCGATGCCGCAGAGTTTTGCGAAGAAATCGAAGCGTTGTTGCAGGCGGAGCACGGCGACGTCTGGCATGCGGTGGAGAAAGACCCGCAGGTGTTCAGCAAAACGTTTCGCGAATTGGAAACGCGATACGAGCCGGGGCAGCGTGACGCACTCGGCAAATGGATCGCTGAGAATGCGTCGCACTTCACCGGTTTGGACATCGTGCACCCGACGCAGGGGCACGCGCTTTCCCTCCTGCCGTTTGGATTGCTGATGCTGGTGGAAATGACGGGTGGTTTCGAGGCGGTGCTCACCACCACACTCAATCATGGACGCGAAGCCGACAAGCTGGGCGCGCTGGTGGGCGCCTGGGCCGGAGCGTTGTACGGGTTCGACGCCATCCCCGACGCCTGGCGGAGCGGGCTGGTCAACGCGAAAGAGATCAAGGCACGCGGCGAAGCGCTGGCACGCCGGAAGAATATGAAAAGTGACAAGGACCTCATTGCGATGGAACTCGGCCTCACCAACAAGGAAGCCGAGGAGCGTAGAAAATTTCTGCCGAAGGAAACGAAGAAAGCGGGGAAGAAATCAACGCCGCTCGACGATCTGTGGATGGAAGAAGAGTCGCGCGATACCATCAGTCAACTGAAAGAGGACCCGTACAAGTGGCGGCAATTCGAACGCGACAAGGCGAAAAAGAAACGGGATCGGCGACGCAAACCGGGATTTTCGGATTAA
- a CDS encoding MBL fold metallo-hydrolase, with protein sequence MTKPRVFSGRGPGKGRTILRFSVLSSGSKGNALFVESDRARILIDNGLSLRELKLRMEAVQRNVTDLDAVFITHEHSDHIRGMKLLLNKHGVPVYATQGTFDGARRHHDPFDKAQCIAREDEVAVGDLRIESFPTPHDAAESVAYVVRCGSMKLGHATDLGSSTPTVEARLKGVDVLLIEANHDPDMLLNGSYPWPLKKRVASDTGHLSNQTCAEMLSVLNHANLQKVVLMHLSEKNNRPELALNHAHRALAASPVPVEVARQDRPTPLFAIQ encoded by the coding sequence GTGACGAAACCACGCGTTTTCTCCGGACGCGGTCCGGGAAAGGGGAGGACCATTCTTAGATTTTCCGTTTTATCCAGCGGCAGCAAGGGCAACGCGCTGTTCGTCGAAAGCGACCGCGCCCGCATCCTCATCGACAACGGCCTGTCCCTGCGCGAATTGAAACTGCGCATGGAGGCGGTTCAGAGGAACGTGACTGACCTCGACGCGGTATTCATCACGCACGAGCATTCCGACCACATCCGCGGCATGAAGTTGCTGCTCAACAAACACGGCGTCCCCGTGTACGCGACCCAGGGCACGTTCGACGGCGCGCGCCGGCACCACGATCCGTTTGACAAGGCGCAGTGCATTGCGCGTGAGGACGAGGTGGCGGTGGGCGACCTGCGTATCGAATCGTTTCCCACCCCGCACGACGCCGCGGAGTCGGTGGCCTACGTCGTGCGGTGCGGATCGATGAAGCTGGGTCACGCCACCGACCTCGGTTCTTCCACGCCCACCGTCGAAGCGCGATTGAAAGGGGTGGACGTGTTGCTGATCGAGGCCAATCACGATCCCGACATGCTGCTCAACGGCTCGTACCCGTGGCCGCTCAAAAAGCGCGTCGCCAGCGACACGGGTCATCTTTCCAACCAGACCTGCGCCGAAATGTTGAGTGTCCTCAATCACGCCAACCTTCAGAAAGTGGTGCTGATGCATCTGAGCGAAAAAAACAACCGGCCGGAGCTGGCGCTGAACCACGCGCACCGTGCGCTCGCCGCTTCACCGGTGCCGGTGGAGGTGGCCAGGCAGGATCGGCCCACTCCCCTGTTTGCCATCCAGTAA